In Terriglobia bacterium, the genomic window CCCGCTCGCATCGGCGAAGGCGGATTTCAATTAAGCTGATCCGGCGAATGAGGACCTTCTGAGCCGTGGATACATCACCACCCAGGTCCGCTATAAGGTCGTTCTCCAAGTGGTCGCGCTCCCTTTCCTCCTCGGGACTCAGGCGAGGAGAGTAGGCGCCGTGCCTGAGACCCTTCTGGTTCCCGGGCGGACCACCGGCGCCGAACCTGCCTTTGGGCTTTGAAGGAGGAATTTCGTCCTCTTTCTGCTCCCCAGGCGCACCCGCTGGTTTGTCCCTGCTTTCATCATCTTGTGTCATAAGCATTTACCTGTTGTGACCCACGAATTAGGTATTCTTTTCCTCTGCCAAAGCCCGCTTTTTCGCCGCCTGGAGCAACCCACGAAGACCGCCAACCGGCGCCGGTGTTGCTTCCCTGGTTTCAGCGTGACGCTCCATGAACTTGTCGAGGATAGAGCGCCGGAAGTACAGCATTCCGCCAACGCGATACCGTTCGATTTCGCGGAGACCCTCCAGCTTCCGGGGAGACATGCCGAGGTACTTCGCCGCTGAGCGCTTCGGCAGGTAGGCATCTCCCATCAGGAGCGCGACCACCTCCTCGACATGAATCAGTTTCCCGGATAGTTCAGGGCTCATGGTTCCTCAACCATTCAGGCGCCGGTCCTGCGTTTGTCTCTACCAGTCCAACCATCACGTGATAGTGGACACTTTCTTTCTCTGGACACTGGACAGTCCCCCTCTAAAGAGGGGGGGACTTGTCCACTGATGTTATTGGACAAGCCTGTGGACACTCTGTCCACGCTTGTATCTACTTGAGATGTCAACACTTCACTTACCTTTATAATTCCTGTGTGGACACCATGTGGACACTCTGTCCAATGGACACTTTTTCGAAGAGTGTCCACTGGCACAGTTCTCAGCCAGCAACTTGTTGAAGCAACGCAACTTTCCCCCATTCCGGTAGGGTAGTTATCCGGCCATTTCTCTTGTCCAGTGGACACTTTTTCGAAGAGTGTCCACAAAGTGTCCACAGCCGGGAAAGTTTCCCTGATCGAATTAGCCAACTCGTTGTAACAGAGCAACTTTGCCACCTTCCAACAAGGTAAATGAGCGGTTATGCCTCTGGACGGTCTTGTAGATGGTGTCCTTCTTGACGTCCATCGCTTCCGCCACGTCGTCCACCAGTAGGGCGCCGCCGCGCAACAGGTGAGCCATCCGCTCGCGGATCGTCATCTTGTCTGCCAAGTCGGGGGTGTCGGCGGGATTCTCTCTGGTGAAATAAGTGCGGTCGGAAGTGAACTCGATTTTGAACCCGATTGGTGGAAGGAGACGCCCCAGGTTCGCCTTGCGATTGAAGAAGCCAACGGATAGCGTCTGGCCGTCGAGTAATGCAT contains:
- a CDS encoding helix-turn-helix domain-containing protein, with amino-acid sequence MSPELSGKLIHVEEVVALLMGDAYLPKRSAAKYLGMSPRKLEGLREIERYRVGGMLYFRRSILDKFMERHAETREATPAPVGGLRGLLQAAKKRALAEEKNT